From Cheilinus undulatus linkage group 17, ASM1832078v1, whole genome shotgun sequence, one genomic window encodes:
- the LOC121524993 gene encoding bone morphogenetic protein 10-like, producing the protein MTALVLTTLGFICSLNALLLTLAGLSLSSPIRSLENHHRASVRRDMGGNPLLVAQDFLSQFLSTINMTEPRSQPGPRTNNKEPPDYMLELYNRFANDRTAVPSANIVRSFKNEDPSPYRITPRGVRIHPLLFNISMRYHEHITLAELRLFTLVHKARRPYAGIDCEVTIFKIHECTDWKQKVGKGGRRRDKEEVVETDDLEKLVTKHIHARDNSWVSFDLTHVVTLWRKSGCANHRLEVHITSLGSEVTEEGRGSVEIDIERNSAGKHNAVMIVFSDKTKAEFNQIIKHENEIPDDKAQSQQASRGNHNTHPANQEEMDKTSLMQLQSNLIYDTPPRIRRNVKSEPCKRTPLFVDFKDIGWDRWIIQPLSYEAYECNGVCSPPMTDEVSPTNHAIVQTLLSIKSPERASRACCVPTKLEPISLLYHDNGVITFNHKYEGMVVAECGCR; encoded by the exons ATGACCGCTTTAGTCCTCACCACTCTCGGGTTTATCTGCTCTCTGAACGCGCTGCTTCTGACGTTGGCAGGTTTGAGCTTGAGCAGTCCCATCAGGTCCCTGGAGAACCATCACAGGGCGTCGGTGCGTAGGGACATGGGTGGTAATCCGCTGCTTGTTGCACAGGACTTTCTGAGCCAGTTTCTGTCCACAATCAACATGACAGAGCCGAGGTCCCAGCCCGGGCCCCGCACCAACAACAAGGAGCCACCAGACTACATGCTGGAGCTGTACAACCGCTTTGCCAATGACCGCACTGCTGTGCCCTCGGCCAACATTGTGCGCAGTTTCAAAAATGAAG ATCCCTCCCCCTACAGAATAACACCCAGGGGTGTCAGGATACATCCTCTGTTGTTCAACATCTCAATGCGCTACCATGAGCACATAACACTAGCCGAGCTCCGACTTTTCACCCTGGTCCATAAGGCTCGAAGACCATACGCTGGCATTGACTGCGAGGTGACCATCTTCAAAATTCATGAGTGTACCGATTGGAAACAAAAGGTAGGGAAAGGTGGGAGAAGGAGGGataaggaggaggtggtggagacGGATGATTTGGAGAAACTGGTGACAAAGCATATCCATGCCAGAGATAACAGCTGGGTGTCGTTTGACCTGACTCATGTCGTAACACTCTGGAGGAAGTCAGGGTGTGCAAATCACAGGCTGGAGGTTCACATAACAAGTCTGGGGTCAGAGGTCACAGAGGAAGGCAGGGGCTCGGTTGAGATTGACATTGAAAGGAACTCTGCAGGGAAACACAATGCAGTGATGATTGTATTTTCAGATAAGACCAAAGCTGAGTTTAATCAGATCATCAAACATGAGAATGAGATTCCTGACGACAAGGCTCAGAGCCAACAAGCCTCTCGGGGGAATCACAACACCCACCCTGCAAACCAGGAGGAGATGGACAAAACGTCTCTCATGCAACTTCAGTCCAACCTTATCTACGACACGCCTCCCCGAATCCGTCGCAATGTTAAGAGCGAGCCCTGCAAGAGGACCCCGCTTTTTGTGGATTTTAAAGACATCGGCTGGGATAGGTGGATCATCCAGCCTCTTAGCTATGAGGCATATGAGTGCAACGGCGTGTGCAGTCCGCCCATGACCGACGAAGTGTCGCCCACCAATCATGCCATCGTGCAGACACTGCTGAGTATTAAGAGTCCAGAGAGGGCATCGCGTGCCTGCTGTGTACCTACTAAGTTGGAGCCTATCTCACTTCTTTATCACGATAACGGAGTtataacattcaaccacaaGTATGAgggcatggtggtggcagagTGTGGATGTAGATAG
- the smad4a gene encoding mothers against decapentaplegic homolog 4a: MSITNTPTSNDACLSIVHSLMCHRQGGESESFAKRAIESLVKKLKEKKDELDSLITAITTNGAHPSKCVTIQRTLDGRLQVAGRKGFPHVVYARLWRWPDLHKNELKHVKYCQYAFDLKCDNVCVNPYHYERVVSPGIDLSGLTLTGSAPLLVKDEYDYDNQQSHSSSESHLQTIQHPPSRSGPQETFSSPTLLPPAEGSSSASTSAFSTISAGPSNPAPNWSRNSSFTPAVPQHQNGHLQHHPPMPHTGHYWPVTNEIAFQPPISNHPAPEYWCSIAYFEMDVQVGETFKVPSTCPIVTVDGYVDPSGGDRFCLGQLSNVHRTENIERARLHIGKGVQLECKGEGDVWVRCLSDHAVFVQSYYLDREAGRAPGDAVHKIYPSAYIKVFDLRQCHRQMQQQAATAQAAAAAQAAAVAGNIPGPGSVGGIAPAISLSAAAGIGVDDLRRLCILRMSFVKGWGPDYPRQSIKETPCWIEIHLHRALQLLDEVLHTMPIADPQPLD, from the exons ATGTCAATCACGAACACTCCCACAAGTAATGATGCCTGCCTGAGCATTGTGCACAGCCTGATGTGCCACCGACAAGGAGGAGAGAGTGAAAGCTTTGCGAAGCGAGCTATTGAGAGCCTTGTCAAGAAactgaaggagaagaaagatgAGCTGGATTCCCTTATCACAGCCATCACCACAAATGGAGCTCATCCAAGCAAGTGTGTAACCATACAGCGGACTCTGGATGGGCGCCTACAG GTTGCTGGGCGTAAAGGCTTTCCCCATGTTGTCTATGCCAGACTGTGGCGATGGCCTGATCTACACAAGAATGAATTAAAACATGTGAAATATTGCCAGTATgcctttgacctgaaatgtgacAATGTGTGTGTCAACCCGTACCACTACGAGCGTGTTGTCTCTCCAGGTATTG aTTTATCAGGATTGACCCTCACAGGTTCAG CTCCACTCTTGGTAAAGGATGAGTATGACTATGACAACCAGCAATCTCACTCAAGCTCTGAGAGCCACCTGCAGACTATACAGCATCCCCCTTCAAGGTCTGGTCCACAGGAGACATTCAGCAGCCCGACTCTACTCCCCCCAGCGGAGGGCAGCAGTTCGGCTTCAACTTCGGCTTTTTCTACCATCAGCGCTGGGCCCTCAA ATCCTGCACCCAACTGGAGCCGAAACAGCAGCTTCACTCCTGCTGTGCCTCAACATCAGAATGGGCATCTACAGCATCATCCACCCATGCCTCACACGGGGCACTATT GGCCAGTTACCAATGAAATTGCGTTCCAGCCCCCCATTTCCAATCACCCTG CTCCAGAGTACTGGTGTTCCATCGCATACTTTGAGATGGACGTCCAGGTTGGCGAAACCTTTAAGGTTCCATCCACGTGTCCTATTGTTACTGTGGATGGTTATGTGGATCCTTCGGGTGGAGATCGCTTCTGTTTGGGCCAGCTGAGCAACGTTCACAGGACAGAGAACATCGAAAGAGCCAG GCTCCATATTGGCAAAGGTGTGCAGCTGGAGTGCAAAGGTGAAGGAGACGTCTGGGTGCGCTGTTTGAGTGATCACGCTGTGTTTGTGCAGAGCTATTACTTGGATCGAGAGGCTGGACGTGCCCCTGGAGATGCAGTTCACAAGATCTACCCCAGCGCTTACATTAAG GTGTTTGACCTGCGTCAGTGCCACAGGCAGATGCAACAGCAGGCAGCCACAGCTCAGGCAGCAGCTGCGGCTCAGGCAGCGGCAGTGGCTGGGAATATTCCAGGGCCTGGCTCTGTGGGTGGCATTGCCCCGGCCATCA GTTTGTCTGCCGCTGCAGGCATCGGGGTTGATGACCTGCGCAGGCTGTGCATCCTGCGGATGAGTTTTGTAAAGGGCTGGGGGCCCGACTACCCACGACAGAGCATCAAAGAGACGCCCTGCTGGATCGAGATCCATTTACACCGAGCTCTGCAGCTACTCGACGAAGTTCTGCACACAATGCCCATAGCTGACCCTCAACCTCTTGACtga